Proteins encoded in a region of the Thermoplasma sp. Kam2015 genome:
- a CDS encoding GNAT family N-acetyltransferase yields MGHIENTARSNGFYKIVLTTFPFNKAGQALYLEMGCRIVGIFRDHGKINGSFAHVMALDELLLS; encoded by the coding sequence TTGGGGCATATAGAGAATACCGCAAGATCTAATGGCTTCTATAAGATTGTACTGACGACATTTCCCTTCAATAAGGCAGGCCAAGCACTATATCTGGAGATGGGATGCAGAATCGTAGGCATCTTCAGAGATCATGGTAAGATCAACGGTTCATTCGCCCATGTTATGGCCTTGGATGAGCTACTCCTCAGCTGA
- a CDS encoding class I SAM-dependent methyltransferase has translation MDEMIGYFNENVSKYDSWYDKHEREYHEQLEFIRERLPSGKGVEIGVGTGRFASQLGIPVGVDASEKMLSLAASRGIFPIMAYADRLPFISGYFDFSIFIVTICFLDDPVASLKEAGRISKEVISVILEAGTEYTNRLQQEKKGFYAYAKFYSEADMVRMYTMAGLKLIRNEYSDLYTGGMRYRIRYVAGINQR, from the coding sequence ATGGACGAGATGATAGGATATTTCAACGAAAACGTTTCAAAATATGATTCATGGTATGATAAGCATGAAAGGGAATACCATGAACAGCTTGAGTTCATAAGGGAGAGACTTCCCTCTGGAAAAGGGGTTGAAATAGGCGTCGGTACAGGTCGTTTTGCTTCCCAGTTGGGGATACCTGTCGGCGTTGATGCATCAGAAAAGATGCTTTCATTGGCAGCCAGCAGGGGCATATTTCCCATCATGGCTTATGCAGATCGCCTTCCATTCATATCTGGCTATTTCGACTTTTCCATATTCATCGTTACCATATGCTTTCTTGATGATCCTGTCGCATCGCTGAAGGAGGCCGGCAGGATATCCAAAGAGGTCATATCCGTCATTCTCGAGGCTGGTACAGAATATACGAATAGACTTCAGCAGGAGAAGAAAGGCTTTTACGCCTATGCCAAATTTTACAGCGAGGCAGATATGGTCAGGATGTATACCATGGCTGGCCTGAAACTGATCAGGAATGAATACTCGGATCTATACACCGGAGGCATGCGGTACAGGATAAGATATGTCGCAGGCATAAACCAAAGATAA
- a CDS encoding aminotransferase class I/II-fold pyridoxal phosphate-dependent enzyme produces MKEHGGDIYRYLNNSSSVMDFSANVNAFLDTGALSRYPELSLKDIQDKIMKYIGTKTLRVMLGPGLTYFIYKIPVWFGFRRSLVITPNFNEYEASLAVSGSKVSSLSLNIIKKNPKIIRSYRPDSLFLCSPVNPTGDIVDVDLIEEISEEMNRSGGILFIDQAFGDFVPDHSEAIIRLAEKTDNIIIGRSLTKILAIPALRMGYVLISQQLFSMIKDMDEPWSICEPAIDFVRKVDLNAIREKTILHVNEERSYVMEELKKMGLEIIGNPQANFIAFRSPSDIDLKERLISSGILIRDLSDYVDLGRNCYRIAIRTRSENRRMIDALADAMVSDNLRKIPL; encoded by the coding sequence ATGAAAGAACATGGTGGAGATATATACAGATATCTGAATAATTCCAGCAGCGTTATGGATTTCAGTGCCAATGTCAATGCATTCCTGGATACTGGAGCGCTTTCCAGATATCCTGAACTATCCCTGAAAGACATACAGGATAAGATAATGAAATATATCGGGACAAAGACACTGCGGGTTATGCTTGGGCCGGGTCTCACCTATTTCATATACAAGATACCGGTATGGTTCGGCTTCAGGAGATCGCTGGTGATCACCCCAAACTTCAACGAATACGAAGCATCCCTGGCAGTCTCAGGTTCGAAAGTCTCGTCGCTGAGCCTGAACATCATCAAGAAGAATCCAAAAATCATAAGATCCTACAGGCCGGACTCGCTATTCCTTTGTTCGCCAGTGAACCCAACAGGCGATATCGTAGATGTGGATCTCATCGAAGAGATCTCTGAAGAGATGAACAGGTCTGGTGGCATTCTTTTCATCGACCAAGCGTTTGGAGACTTTGTTCCGGATCATTCCGAGGCCATTATCAGGCTTGCAGAGAAGACGGATAATATCATAATAGGCAGATCCCTGACAAAGATACTTGCTATACCGGCCTTGAGAATGGGCTATGTACTGATCAGCCAGCAGCTGTTCAGTATGATAAAAGATATGGATGAACCCTGGTCGATCTGCGAGCCTGCTATAGACTTCGTTAGAAAGGTCGATCTGAATGCAATAAGGGAAAAGACGATATTGCATGTAAATGAAGAGCGATCTTATGTTATGGAAGAGCTGAAAAAAATGGGTTTGGAAATAATTGGAAATCCCCAGGCAAATTTCATAGCATTCAGATCGCCTTCAGACATAGATCTTAAAGAGAGGCTCATAAGTTCTGGAATACTCATAAGAGATCTATCCGACTATGTCGATCTGGGCAGAAACTGCTATAGGATCGCCATCAGAACGAGATCCGAGAACAGGCGCATGATCGATGCCCTTGCAGACGCCATGGTTTCTGATAACCTGAGAAAGATCCCTTTATAA